The following proteins are co-located in the Pedobacter sp. FW305-3-2-15-E-R2A2 genome:
- a CDS encoding BrxA/BrxB family bacilliredoxin — MYPEYLVEPMRAELTKVGFEELKSAADVDSAITGEGTVFVVVNSVCGCAAANARPAARLAAANEKHPDKLVTVFAGMEKEAVDRARGYMLPFPPSSPSMALFKDGKLVHMIERHQIEGRPAQMIADSLIGAFEQYC, encoded by the coding sequence ATGTATCCTGAATATTTAGTAGAACCTATGCGTGCAGAACTTACTAAAGTAGGTTTTGAGGAGTTGAAATCTGCAGCTGATGTGGATAGTGCCATCACTGGCGAAGGGACTGTATTTGTAGTAGTAAACTCTGTTTGTGGTTGTGCGGCAGCAAATGCACGCCCTGCAGCAAGGTTAGCAGCAGCAAATGAAAAACATCCTGATAAACTGGTAACCGTATTTGCAGGTATGGAAAAAGAAGCTGTGGACAGAGCAAGAGGTTACATGTTGCCTTTTCCTCCATCTTCGCCATCTATGGCTTTGTTTAAAGATGGTAAGTTAGTTCACATGATTGAACGTCATCAAATTGAAGGCAGACCTGCACAAATGATTGCTGATAGCTTAATCGGCGCTTTTGAGCAATACTGCTAA
- the cdaA gene encoding diadenylate cyclase CdaA has product MKGFDFDFLKVSLTDVADIIFVALLIYYIYNLIKNTLAVNLLLGMLIILIIWFAVDQLNMRLLSTIINKFMSVGIIALIVIFQPEIRRFLLMIGKNTFLQQNKAWWGYLFGSKNIERDNLVRIKPIIDACKSMKKSRTGALIVFVKFYDDQLFANSCEIIDSKISKRLLESIFQKYSPLHDGAVVIAENKIKSASCILPLTDNDKLPPQFGLRHRAGIGVSETTDAVAVIISEETGEIAYAKQGRVRMNVSFGELEKLLNKDF; this is encoded by the coding sequence ATGAAAGGATTTGATTTCGATTTTCTAAAAGTATCATTAACAGATGTAGCAGACATCATTTTTGTTGCCCTGCTCATTTACTATATCTATAACCTGATCAAGAATACCCTTGCTGTAAATCTATTGCTGGGTATGCTGATCATCCTGATTATCTGGTTTGCAGTAGACCAGTTGAATATGCGTTTGTTGTCTACCATTATCAATAAATTCATGAGTGTGGGGATCATTGCCCTCATTGTGATTTTCCAGCCGGAGATCCGGCGTTTTTTACTGATGATTGGGAAAAACACCTTTCTCCAGCAGAATAAAGCCTGGTGGGGTTACCTCTTCGGAAGTAAGAACATTGAGCGGGATAACCTTGTTCGGATCAAGCCAATTATTGATGCTTGTAAAAGCATGAAGAAGTCACGCACCGGGGCCCTGATTGTATTTGTCAAGTTTTATGACGACCAGCTTTTTGCGAATAGCTGTGAGATCATCGATTCTAAAATATCTAAAAGATTACTGGAAAGCATTTTTCAAAAATATAGCCCGCTTCATGATGGTGCCGTAGTGATTGCGGAGAATAAAATCAAAAGTGCAAGTTGTATCCTTCCATTAACAGACAACGATAAACTCCCTCCTCAGTTTGGCTTGCGCCACAGGGCAGGTATCGGGGTTTCTGAAACTACCGACGCAGTTGCAGTGATCATCTCTGAAGAAACCGGAGAAATTGCTTATGCCAAACAGGGTCGTGTACGCATGAACGTTTCCTTTGGAGAACTGGAGAAATTGCTCAATAAAGATTTCTAA
- a CDS encoding pyridoxine 5'-phosphate synthase: MAKLSVNINKIATLRNSRGGNNPDLVKVALDCERFGAEGITVHPRPDERHIRYQDVFDLKAVIATEFNIEGNCREQKFVDLVLANKPAQVTLVPDAEGQITSNHGWDTIKNQAYLKEMTSLFQSAGIRVSIFVDPVVEMIDAAAESGTDRIELYTEDYARHFQTDKEQAILPYVAAAKRANELGLGINAGHDLDLQNLSYFAANIPGLLEVSIGHALISDALYLGLENTVQMYLRQLKD, from the coding sequence ATGGCAAAATTATCTGTAAACATTAATAAAATCGCGACATTAAGAAACAGTCGTGGGGGTAACAATCCGGATTTGGTAAAGGTAGCGTTAGATTGTGAACGCTTTGGCGCAGAGGGCATCACCGTACATCCGCGACCAGATGAAAGACATATTCGTTATCAGGATGTGTTTGACCTGAAAGCCGTAATCGCTACAGAATTTAATATTGAAGGCAATTGCCGGGAACAGAAATTTGTAGACCTCGTACTCGCCAACAAACCAGCGCAAGTAACCTTAGTACCGGATGCCGAAGGACAAATCACTTCCAATCACGGCTGGGATACCATCAAAAATCAGGCATACCTTAAAGAGATGACCAGCTTATTCCAATCTGCCGGAATCAGGGTTTCCATATTTGTAGACCCGGTAGTCGAAATGATCGACGCAGCTGCGGAAAGTGGAACAGACCGGATCGAACTGTATACCGAAGACTACGCACGTCATTTCCAGACCGATAAAGAACAAGCCATCCTTCCTTATGTTGCAGCAGCAAAAAGAGCCAACGAACTCGGCCTTGGAATCAACGCAGGTCATGATCTGGACCTGCAGAACCTGAGCTATTTTGCCGCCAATATCCCTGGACTACTGGAGGTAAGCATCGGCCATGCCTTAATCAGTGATGCACTATACCTTGGATTAGAGAATACCGTTCAGATGTATTTAAGACAACTAAAAGATTAA
- a CDS encoding ABC transporter permease: MLQYAIKKFLYGLAVMAGVVSVVFVLFNVLPGDPARMTMGQRSDVQSLEAVRKEFGLDKSRPVQFFLYLNDLSPLSIHPDNKESLEKYHYLRLVGVGEEVIALKWPYLRRSYQTKREVTSILRETVPNTFILALTAMIFATIIGVFLGVLSAVHKDTWIDKTANSFAILGISAPSFFAGIIIAWLFGFVWSDYTGLNMSGSLYSYDPFKGEIMTWKNLWLPMLTLGLRPLAIIVQLTRSAMLDVLAQDYIRTARAKGLGRNAIIYKHALKNALNPVITAISGWFASLLAGSFFVEYIFGYNGLGRTTVTALEMSDFPVVMGSILFIAFIFVLINILVDVLYAFVDPRVKLA; the protein is encoded by the coding sequence ATGTTGCAGTACGCCATCAAGAAGTTTTTATACGGATTAGCGGTCATGGCCGGGGTGGTAAGTGTGGTGTTTGTACTGTTTAATGTATTACCGGGAGATCCGGCGAGAATGACCATGGGCCAACGTTCTGATGTGCAATCTCTGGAAGCGGTACGCAAAGAATTTGGCCTGGATAAATCCAGGCCGGTTCAGTTTTTCTTATACCTGAATGACCTTTCTCCTTTGAGCATTCATCCTGACAATAAAGAGAGCCTGGAGAAATACCATTACCTCAGGCTGGTTGGAGTCGGGGAAGAAGTAATTGCCCTCAAATGGCCTTATCTGCGCAGGTCTTATCAGACCAAGAGGGAAGTGACCTCTATTCTAAGGGAAACGGTCCCCAATACCTTTATTCTGGCCTTAACGGCAATGATCTTTGCCACCATCATCGGCGTCTTTCTAGGGGTGCTTTCTGCGGTCCATAAAGATACCTGGATTGATAAAACGGCAAATTCTTTCGCCATTTTGGGGATTTCTGCTCCTTCTTTTTTTGCAGGCATCATTATCGCCTGGTTATTTGGCTTCGTATGGAGTGATTATACCGGATTAAATATGTCGGGCAGCTTATACAGTTATGATCCTTTTAAAGGGGAAATCATGACCTGGAAGAACTTATGGTTGCCGATGTTGACCCTAGGTTTAAGGCCATTGGCGATTATCGTTCAGCTCACGAGAAGTGCAATGCTGGATGTATTGGCGCAGGATTATATCCGCACGGCCAGGGCGAAAGGTCTGGGAAGAAATGCAATCATTTATAAGCATGCCCTAAAAAATGCCTTAAACCCTGTGATTACGGCTATTTCAGGCTGGTTTGCCTCCCTGCTGGCGGGATCTTTCTTTGTAGAATATATTTTTGGTTACAATGGCTTGGGAAGAACCACAGTGACTGCTTTGGAAATGTCAGATTTTCCGGTAGTAATGGGCTCAATTCTTTTTATTGCATTTATATTTGTGCTGATCAATATATTGGTAGACGTATTATATGCCTTTGTTGATCCAAGGGTAAAACTCGCTTAA
- a CDS encoding DUF1599 domain-containing protein produces the protein MATNTAQEFDSVIAICKSLFLKKTKDYGTAWRILRSSSITDQIFIKAQRIRTLEEKKVSKVGEDISSEYIGIINYCVIGMLQLELKSDDPYEMEVDQVEALFDEKVNLTKELMMAKNHDYGEAWRDMRTSSLTDLILMKILRVKQIEDNFGKTLASEGIDANYQDMLNYAVFALIKLKLK, from the coding sequence TTGGCAACAAACACAGCTCAAGAATTCGATTCAGTAATCGCGATTTGTAAATCGCTTTTTTTAAAGAAAACAAAGGACTATGGAACCGCCTGGAGAATCCTCCGGTCATCCTCTATTACAGATCAGATTTTCATTAAGGCGCAACGCATCCGCACGCTGGAAGAAAAGAAAGTCTCGAAAGTAGGAGAGGACATCAGCTCCGAATATATTGGCATTATCAACTATTGCGTCATCGGGATGCTGCAGCTGGAATTGAAAAGCGATGATCCTTATGAAATGGAAGTTGACCAGGTGGAAGCCCTTTTTGATGAAAAGGTGAACCTGACCAAAGAACTGATGATGGCCAAGAATCATGATTATGGAGAAGCATGGAGAGACATGCGCACGAGCTCATTAACGGATCTGATCCTGATGAAAATCCTCAGGGTCAAACAAATTGAAGATAATTTTGGTAAAACACTGGCCTCTGAAGGCATTGATGCCAATTATCAGGATATGCTCAATTATGCTGTTTTTGCATTGATTAAACTGAAATTGAAATAA
- the ahcY gene encoding adenosylhomocysteinase has protein sequence MSSVETTYVPYKVKDISLAEWGRKEIGLAEAEMPGLMSLREEFGPSKPLKGARIAGCLHMTIQTAVLIETLVELGAEVTWSSCNIFSTQDHAAAAIAAAGIQVYAWKGLNEVDFDWCIEQTLHFGPERQPLNMILDDGGDLTNMVFDKYPELIAAIKGLSEETTTGVHRLYERMKNGTLHLPAINVNDSVTKSKFDNKYGCRESLVDAIRRATDVMMAGKVAVVAGYGDVGKGSAESLSSQGVRVIVSEIDPICALQAAMEGYEVKKFATAVKEADIVVTTTGNCDIVRAEHFKLMKDKTIVCNIGHFDNEIDVAWLNSNYGDTKIEIKPQVDKYTIDGKDIILLAEGRLVNLGCATGHPSFVMSNSFTNQTLAQLELWTNTDKYENKVYVLPKYLDEKVARLHLAKIGVELDVLDQHQADYIGVPVEGPFKPEAYRY, from the coding sequence ATGTCATCAGTAGAGACAACTTACGTTCCTTATAAAGTTAAGGACATTTCACTGGCAGAATGGGGTCGTAAAGAGATTGGATTAGCAGAGGCAGAGATGCCGGGTCTAATGTCATTGCGCGAAGAATTCGGTCCTTCAAAACCATTAAAAGGTGCGCGCATCGCAGGATGTTTGCACATGACTATCCAGACTGCAGTTTTAATTGAAACTTTAGTTGAACTGGGTGCTGAAGTTACCTGGTCATCATGTAATATCTTTTCTACACAGGATCACGCTGCTGCGGCTATTGCTGCTGCAGGTATTCAGGTTTATGCCTGGAAAGGTCTGAATGAAGTAGATTTCGACTGGTGTATTGAGCAAACTTTACATTTTGGTCCTGAGCGTCAGCCATTAAATATGATCTTAGATGACGGTGGTGATTTAACCAACATGGTGTTCGATAAATATCCTGAGCTGATTGCTGCAATTAAAGGATTATCTGAAGAAACGACTACAGGTGTTCACCGTCTGTATGAGCGCATGAAAAATGGCACTTTACATTTACCTGCGATCAATGTTAACGATTCAGTTACCAAATCTAAATTCGACAATAAATACGGTTGCCGTGAGTCATTGGTTGATGCGATCCGTCGTGCAACTGATGTAATGATGGCTGGTAAAGTTGCCGTTGTTGCTGGTTACGGTGATGTGGGTAAAGGTTCTGCGGAATCATTAAGCTCACAAGGTGTACGTGTAATTGTATCTGAAATTGACCCGATCTGTGCATTACAGGCAGCAATGGAAGGATATGAAGTGAAAAAATTCGCTACAGCAGTTAAAGAAGCTGACATCGTAGTAACCACTACCGGTAACTGTGATATCGTTCGTGCAGAACACTTCAAACTGATGAAAGATAAAACTATCGTTTGTAACATTGGTCACTTCGATAATGAAATCGATGTTGCCTGGTTAAACTCAAACTATGGTGATACTAAAATTGAGATCAAACCTCAGGTTGATAAATATACCATTGATGGTAAAGACATCATCCTATTGGCTGAAGGTCGTTTGGTAAACTTAGGTTGCGCTACTGGTCACCCAAGTTTTGTAATGTCGAACTCTTTCACCAACCAAACTTTAGCGCAGTTAGAGCTTTGGACAAATACAGATAAATATGAGAACAAAGTTTATGTTCTTCCTAAATATCTTGATGAAAAAGTTGCCCGTTTACACTTAGCAAAAATCGGTGTGGAACTGGATGTTTTAGATCAACATCAAGCAGATTATATTGGTGTACCTGTGGAAGGTCCATTCAAACCTGAAGCTTACAGATACTAG
- a CDS encoding BT_3928 family protein yields MKKIALNFARIFVGVLFIFSGLIKANDPLGFGYKLQEYFDEFHNIFLKFIGSDAGGSFFLSEMATGIAILLCVLEIVLGALLLFGFWSKKVTWGLLGTIIFFTFLTFVSAFFKIVTSCGCFGDAIPLTPWESFSKDLVLLVLIVYLFLHHSLIKPITDKPGIQKGVLAGVLVLSTLFSLYTYRRLPILDFLPYKVGANIPELMRIPPGAQPDEFQIMYNLTNKKTKEKKVMSDKEYLKTEIWKDDNWEIVGTPEKKLIKKGYEPKIKDLNISDGSGTDYTKELIENPYYNLIIVAYNLKDTDEEGMSALNAMSLNAAEQFNIRTVLLTSNSAQDAAVFSKKMKLFTELFYADAVPLKSMVRANPGVLLLKNGVVINKWAYNAMPSFEELSEKYFSK; encoded by the coding sequence ATGAAGAAAATTGCCCTGAATTTTGCCCGGATATTTGTTGGAGTACTGTTTATATTTTCAGGACTCATTAAAGCCAATGACCCCCTGGGTTTTGGCTATAAACTACAGGAATATTTCGATGAATTCCATAACATCTTTTTAAAGTTTATAGGCTCAGATGCAGGAGGAAGCTTTTTCTTAAGCGAGATGGCTACCGGAATTGCGATCCTGCTTTGTGTGCTTGAAATCGTATTGGGTGCTTTACTGCTTTTTGGTTTCTGGAGTAAAAAAGTAACCTGGGGCCTGTTGGGGACAATTATATTTTTCACTTTTCTAACTTTTGTCTCTGCATTTTTCAAAATCGTGACTTCCTGCGGATGTTTCGGTGATGCCATTCCTTTAACGCCATGGGAATCCTTCTCCAAGGACCTGGTGCTGCTGGTACTGATTGTATATCTTTTCCTTCATCATAGTTTGATTAAACCAATTACCGATAAACCAGGCATACAAAAAGGGGTGTTGGCAGGGGTGTTGGTATTGTCGACTTTATTTAGCCTCTATACTTATCGCAGGCTGCCCATTCTGGACTTTCTCCCTTATAAAGTGGGTGCAAATATCCCCGAACTGATGCGTATTCCTCCGGGAGCACAGCCAGATGAGTTTCAGATCATGTACAACCTGACGAACAAGAAAACCAAAGAGAAAAAGGTGATGAGCGATAAGGAGTACCTGAAAACAGAAATCTGGAAAGATGACAACTGGGAAATTGTAGGAACACCAGAGAAAAAACTGATTAAAAAAGGATATGAACCTAAGATCAAAGATTTAAATATCAGTGATGGTTCAGGTACGGACTATACAAAGGAACTGATAGAAAATCCTTATTACAACCTGATTATTGTTGCTTACAATCTGAAAGATACAGATGAAGAGGGCATGTCTGCCTTAAATGCGATGTCTTTAAATGCAGCAGAACAATTCAACATCAGAACGGTATTGCTGACTTCAAATTCTGCGCAGGATGCAGCTGTGTTTAGTAAAAAGATGAAGTTGTTTACGGAACTCTTTTATGCAGATGCGGTGCCTTTAAAGAGTATGGTCAGGGCTAATCCCGGTGTCCTGTTGCTAAAGAACGGGGTGGTTATCAATAAATGGGCGTATAATGCCATGCCTTCTTTTGAGGAGCTTTCCGAAAAATATTTCAGTAAATAA
- a CDS encoding TlpA disulfide reductase family protein has translation MKQTKYLVILDVNLNTMKKLCLVLLLPMAISVSSFAQTVTFLPPKPEQGKPLKFVYDPKGGSLYQLPNLACNVKALSSPGFQSNIPVKLTKVGAVYEGEFTPKDSTNLAVLMFSAGDVKDDHPSGYYTKFYKNGRATPMSIFLEGYISTGSERAFAKIKTDLPKALMFYKQAFDADPELKETYFNKYLFFSFSLDKVKGEKQILETITLYNKLSPSENTLTKTAELYAIIKNKKATDSVYQLIKTKYPRGRYALSSSLAEIRALKKADDKEKRLNEVLTEFNLDINKDADAAKVAPVFSGMGIAFLMVNNYQKVEFYIDKIESKLMRAALYSSFCRNKETIKSNLPFYAKISKTSLELVEKAKQEEEPAFYNSRAEYLNYLTSNYIMYGAVYAGVLDVMGKDAEALALMEDVVTKDDFSSLATNMSYVELLVKNGKNNEAKAYAERMVRAGQTNEKLEKILKSLYAENVNFASRYGDLEKKADSTRNADFVKKMINIPAPTFTLKNLKGEAVDLAALKGKTVIIDYWATWCGPCIQSFPGMQMAVEKYKNDPNVVFLFINTFQKEENREEVVKDWMLANPKYTFNVLLDNKKTEDPEQFEVVNKYKVTGIPTKFIIDANGNIRFKIAGFDGTPEATVKELDIMIDLAKARVGK, from the coding sequence ATGAAACAAACTAAATATTTAGTTATATTAGATGTAAACCTAAATACAATGAAAAAACTTTGTTTAGTACTGCTACTACCAATGGCGATATCTGTTTCATCATTTGCCCAAACGGTTACATTTCTGCCTCCTAAGCCGGAGCAAGGGAAACCTTTAAAATTTGTTTACGACCCTAAAGGAGGCAGTTTATATCAACTCCCTAATTTAGCTTGCAACGTTAAAGCCCTTTCAAGCCCTGGTTTTCAGTCTAACATTCCTGTTAAACTCACAAAGGTAGGAGCTGTTTATGAGGGGGAATTTACGCCAAAAGATTCTACCAACCTGGCAGTACTGATGTTTAGTGCAGGTGATGTCAAGGATGATCATCCGTCTGGCTATTACACCAAATTTTACAAGAATGGCAGAGCAACTCCGATGAGCATATTTTTAGAAGGATATATATCTACCGGTTCTGAGAGAGCTTTTGCAAAGATCAAAACAGATTTGCCGAAGGCTTTGATGTTTTATAAACAGGCATTCGATGCAGATCCAGAGCTAAAAGAAACGTACTTCAACAAGTATCTGTTTTTCTCCTTTAGTTTAGATAAAGTTAAAGGAGAAAAACAAATTCTTGAAACTATCACACTTTACAACAAGCTCAGCCCTTCAGAAAACACCTTAACCAAAACTGCGGAACTATATGCCATCATTAAAAATAAAAAAGCGACAGATTCAGTTTATCAGTTAATTAAAACTAAGTACCCAAGAGGACGCTATGCATTAAGTTCAAGTCTGGCTGAGATAAGGGCCCTCAAAAAGGCTGATGATAAAGAGAAAAGACTGAATGAGGTATTGACAGAATTTAATCTGGATATTAATAAAGACGCTGACGCCGCGAAAGTCGCCCCGGTTTTTTCTGGTATGGGAATAGCATTTCTTATGGTGAACAATTATCAGAAGGTTGAGTTTTATATTGACAAAATCGAATCTAAGCTGATGCGTGCTGCTTTGTACTCTTCATTTTGTAGGAATAAAGAAACAATAAAGAGCAATTTGCCATTCTACGCCAAAATTTCTAAAACATCTCTGGAGCTTGTGGAAAAGGCGAAACAAGAGGAAGAACCGGCATTCTATAATTCCAGGGCAGAGTATTTGAACTATTTAACTAGCAATTATATCATGTATGGAGCTGTATATGCAGGGGTGTTGGATGTGATGGGGAAAGATGCCGAAGCTTTGGCTTTAATGGAAGACGTGGTCACTAAAGATGACTTCTCGAGTTTGGCAACGAATATGAGTTATGTTGAGTTATTGGTAAAGAATGGTAAAAACAACGAGGCTAAAGCTTATGCCGAGCGGATGGTAAGAGCGGGACAAACAAATGAAAAGCTGGAAAAAATACTAAAATCTCTATATGCAGAAAATGTAAACTTCGCGTCCCGTTATGGAGATCTGGAAAAGAAAGCAGACAGTACGCGAAATGCAGATTTTGTGAAAAAAATGATCAATATTCCGGCGCCAACATTTACCTTAAAGAACTTGAAGGGTGAAGCGGTAGACTTAGCCGCACTAAAAGGTAAAACAGTCATTATTGATTATTGGGCAACCTGGTGCGGCCCTTGTATCCAGTCCTTCCCCGGGATGCAAATGGCTGTAGAAAAATATAAGAATGATCCAAATGTGGTTTTCCTATTCATCAACACCTTTCAAAAGGAGGAAAACAGAGAAGAAGTAGTCAAAGACTGGATGTTAGCCAATCCAAAATATACGTTTAATGTTTTGCTCGACAACAAAAAAACTGAAGATCCAGAACAATTTGAGGTTGTTAACAAATATAAAGTCACCGGAATTCCTACTAAATTTATTATAGATGCTAATGGAAATATCCGATTTAAAATTGCTGGCTTTGATGGTACGCCTGAAGCGACAGTAAAAGAGCTGGATATCATGATTGATCTCGCAAAAGCTAGAGTTGGAAAGTAA
- a CDS encoding mechanosensitive ion channel domain-containing protein translates to MSKKSLFTFLCLLSLQSVLYAQEAKVDLKGYPVVVHQDTLFHIKNRLGSLSASERAERTSEKVEKLAEDLLFVADSVKIEDDSVVTDLVYKGDILISLSKADADSVRMDQRVLAKTYQQIIVKNVKEYKSETDVSELLKRAGLGLLILLTLGASIFYLNKYSNRFRAWISVKLQKRIGNIKIKDYELINKRSELLLIGRSLNLLKFLLIFLLIYITLPLVFRLFPWTKPWGDSLISFVLNPLKNIFSAMINFIPNLITIVVIVFVFHYIKKGIKFLADEIETEKLKVNGFYPDWAKPTYNIVKIVLNAFMLVVIWPFIPGSNSEIFKGVSVFLGLLISFGSSSAISNGVAGMVITYMRPFKLGDVVKIGDITGAVLEKSLLVTRLKTIKNEIITIPNSAILNGNTVNYTSLCGNEGLIIHSTLTLGYDIPWTTIHGLLINAALATEGVVKEKQPFVLQTSLDDWYVSYQVNAYVNKPEIMALIYSELHKNIHEAFDAAGVEIMSPHYQAIRDGNASTLPGQGAQL, encoded by the coding sequence ATGTCCAAAAAGTCCCTTTTTACATTTCTATGCCTGTTGAGTTTACAAAGTGTGTTGTATGCCCAGGAAGCTAAAGTTGATCTGAAAGGATATCCCGTTGTTGTACATCAGGATACGCTGTTTCACATTAAAAACAGATTGGGTTCTTTATCTGCTTCAGAACGCGCAGAACGCACTTCAGAAAAGGTGGAGAAATTGGCGGAGGACCTTCTTTTTGTCGCTGATTCTGTTAAGATTGAAGACGATTCTGTGGTTACTGACCTGGTCTACAAGGGGGATATTCTGATTAGTTTGTCTAAGGCTGATGCAGATTCGGTGCGTATGGATCAGCGTGTGCTTGCAAAAACATACCAGCAGATCATTGTAAAAAATGTAAAGGAATATAAAAGCGAGACTGATGTTTCCGAATTGTTGAAGCGTGCAGGTTTAGGACTCCTGATCTTATTGACGCTCGGGGCTTCTATCTTCTATTTAAATAAATACTCGAACCGTTTCCGTGCCTGGATCAGTGTGAAACTGCAGAAAAGAATCGGAAACATTAAAATCAAGGATTACGAGCTGATCAATAAAAGGAGTGAATTGTTGCTCATTGGCAGGTCATTGAATCTGCTTAAATTTCTGCTGATCTTTTTACTGATCTACATTACACTTCCATTGGTGTTCCGTCTTTTTCCGTGGACAAAGCCATGGGGAGATAGCCTGATCAGCTTTGTACTGAATCCACTGAAAAACATCTTCAGTGCAATGATCAATTTCATTCCCAATCTGATTACCATTGTGGTGATCGTTTTTGTCTTTCATTATATTAAAAAGGGAATTAAGTTTCTGGCCGATGAGATCGAGACGGAGAAACTCAAGGTGAATGGTTTTTATCCAGACTGGGCAAAGCCTACCTATAATATTGTAAAGATTGTTTTGAATGCTTTTATGCTGGTGGTGATCTGGCCATTTATTCCAGGCTCTAATTCTGAAATTTTCAAAGGAGTCTCTGTATTTTTAGGACTGCTCATTTCTTTTGGTTCTTCTTCTGCCATCAGTAATGGGGTTGCAGGAATGGTGATTACCTATATGCGGCCTTTTAAACTCGGAGACGTGGTTAAAATAGGGGATATTACCGGAGCAGTGCTCGAAAAATCTTTACTCGTGACCCGCTTAAAAACGATAAAAAATGAAATCATTACGATTCCAAACAGTGCAATTTTAAATGGAAATACCGTCAATTATACAAGTTTATGTGGAAATGAGGGGCTGATCATCCATTCTACCCTGACACTGGGTTATGATATTCCCTGGACAACGATTCACGGTCTGCTGATCAATGCGGCACTCGCAACAGAGGGGGTAGTTAAGGAAAAGCAACCATTTGTATTGCAAACCAGTCTGGACGATTGGTATGTATCCTATCAGGTCAATGCTTATGTTAATAAACCAGAGATTATGGCTTTGATTTATTCAGAGCTTCATAAGAATATTCACGAAGCTTTTGATGCAGCAGGAGTGGAGATCATGTCGCCGCATTACCAGGCCATCAGAGATGGAAATGCGAGTACGCTACCAGGACAAGGTGCACAATTGTAA
- the folP gene encoding dihydropteroate synthase, with product MAKDTFLNRKTTLNLKGKLADLGRPAVMAILNLTPDSFYNNSRVGTADDALKRTETFLNEGAKYIDIGAYSSRPGAAEVSTDEELNRIVPIVELLSKEFPEAWLSIDTFRAKVAKESIEAGAHLINDIAGGGMDEAMFQTIADLQVPYILMHMRGTPQTMQQQTGYTNIGLDLVDYFSSRVAELHKLGAKDVILDPGFGFAKTTDENYQLLHQMEDLDVFELPVLVGFSRKSMIYKFLGGGPAEALNGTSVLNTIALMKGADILRVHDVKAAAECIALVEKTRSH from the coding sequence ATGGCTAAAGATACATTTTTAAACCGAAAGACCACACTAAACCTAAAAGGTAAGCTGGCAGATTTAGGTCGGCCGGCCGTGATGGCAATCCTGAACCTTACCCCGGATTCATTTTATAACAACAGCAGGGTTGGCACTGCCGATGATGCCTTAAAGCGAACGGAAACTTTTCTAAATGAGGGTGCTAAGTATATCGATATCGGGGCCTATTCTTCCCGTCCCGGCGCGGCCGAGGTCAGTACGGATGAAGAGCTAAACCGTATTGTGCCCATTGTAGAATTGCTCAGCAAGGAATTCCCTGAAGCCTGGCTTTCCATAGATACCTTTCGCGCAAAGGTGGCTAAAGAAAGTATTGAAGCGGGGGCTCACCTGATCAATGACATTGCAGGAGGAGGAATGGATGAAGCCATGTTCCAGACCATTGCAGATTTACAAGTTCCTTACATTCTGATGCACATGAGGGGAACCCCTCAGACGATGCAGCAACAAACGGGTTATACCAACATTGGCTTAGACCTGGTAGATTATTTCTCTTCAAGGGTTGCTGAGCTTCATAAATTAGGCGCCAAAGACGTCATCCTCGACCCTGGATTTGGCTTTGCAAAGACAACCGATGAAAATTATCAGTTGTTACACCAAATGGAAGATCTCGATGTTTTCGAATTGCCCGTATTGGTTGGTTTCTCTAGAAAATCAATGATTTATAAATTTTTAGGCGGCGGCCCGGCAGAAGCACTCAATGGCACTTCGGTGTTAAATACCATCGCATTAATGAAAGGAGCAGATATATTAAGGGTTCATGACGTTAAGGCAGCGGCAGAATGTATCGCTTTGGTGGAAAAGACCAGGTCACATTAA